One genomic region from Vicia villosa cultivar HV-30 ecotype Madison, WI unplaced genomic scaffold, Vvil1.0 ctg.001319F_1_1, whole genome shotgun sequence encodes:
- the LOC131634594 gene encoding uncharacterized protein LOC131634594: protein MTNKHYQGGEVNSGLMGWKLSIIGMWKLNTYGASKANKEAGCSGIVRDHNGDWRGSLSKYLGICSALHVHHGYKKGGIDKTLFVKEKDEKLMVAQIYVDDIVFGGMSDEMVQHFVKQMQSEFEM from the exons ATGACTAATAAACACTATCAAGGAGGAGAAGTTAACAGTGGGCTCATGGGGTGGAAACTGTCCATTATCGGTATGTGGAAGCTTAATACATATGGGGCTAGTAAAGCCAATAAGGAAGCTGGTTGTAGTGGCATTGTAAGAGATCATAATGGCGATTGGAGAGGGAGTTTATCAAAGTATCTAGGGATTTGTTCTGCTCTTCATG TTCATCATGGATATAAGAAGGGTGGAATTGATAAAACCCTCTTTgtcaaagaaaaggatgaaaaactCATGGTAgctcaaatatatgtggatgacattgtCTTTGGTGGGATGTCGGATGAGATGGTCCAACATTTTGTCAAACAGATGCAATCTGAGTTTGAGATGTGA